A stretch of the Leptidea sinapis chromosome 17, ilLepSina1.1, whole genome shotgun sequence genome encodes the following:
- the LOC126969019 gene encoding uncharacterized protein LOC126969019 isoform X1, protein MYFVNNLPKSTKLQKYTLENINLISMRPLKNLLNSCFINQCLLNIVIVMNNSAAKVGEIFTEAGAAFNKLAEMTMLLHPLAEQTTSPASSQTKTPVKRKPAEECLNVSSSSSGQVTLNMLNATEIDAEGLGNVKLEFESSTEEVPT, encoded by the exons atgtattttgtaaacaatttaCCAAAGTCAACAAAGTTACAAAAATACACACTTGAAAATATCAATTTGATTTCTATGCGACCACTCAAAAATTTACTGAATTCCTGTTTTATAAATCAGTGTTTATTGAATATTGTAATCGTTATGAATAACTCGGCAGCTAAG gttggTGAAATATTTACTGAAGCTGGTGCTGCTTTCAATAAACTTGCTGAGATGACAATGTTGTTGCATCCTTTAGCAGAACAGACTACTAG tcCCGCTAGTTCACAGACAAAGACTCCAGTAAAAAGAAAGCCTGCAGAAGAATGCTTGAATGTTTCAAGCAGTAGCTCTGGCCAG GTAACTCTGAACATGTTAAATGCAACTGAAATTGATGCTGAGGGACTTGGCAATGTTAAATTGGAGTTTGAATCAAGCACAGAGGAAGTACCAACTTAA
- the LOC126968956 gene encoding FMR1-interacting protein NUFIP1 isoform X2 — translation MQHSTGLYKKIANLNNPEEIKKWREERKKKYPTLKNVEKKNAEIKEKIERGEKMGLNVLKGRSGNFAARKRPFETNRQGHKRVRKHTEYIDKNDILKRKPYQKKICVITPVIEGSGLKPFSGITQLLPPFKEDDKEEASNDLIEDDEYINIAEEEEMVQTEKDQPTVCGALASLINNYDSSDDEEKDKSNNSIKTNITESFVKCDTNKKDIVTDKKVLKPLIIDNNIKNDISVEDDSGPEEISICREVTKCNNSEKVDSVKSNTKLIKLQSNKKIIKEKFVKSNEKVIYKRKIPSTLLQKLLFNEIRQERNMILQCVRFVVKNNFFENSQP, via the exons ATGCAGCACTCAACAGGCTTGTACAAAAAAATTGCGAATTTAAATAACCCAGAAGAGATCAAAAAATGGAGGGAAGAGAGGAAAAAGAAGTATCCTACATTAAAAAATGTAGAAAAGAAAAATGCAGAAATTAAAGAAAAGATTGAAAGGGGAGAAAAAATGGGACTAAATGTACTAAAAGGAAGATCAG GCAACTTTGCAGCAAGGAAAAGACCATTTGAAACAAATAGACAAGGACACAAAAGGGTAAGGAAACATACagaatatatagataaaaatgatattttgaaaagaaagccctaccaaaaaaaaatttgtgtaattacaCCAGTCATAGAAGGCTCCGGCTTGAAACCTTTTTCAGGAATTACACAACTACTTCCACCTTTCAAGGAAGATGATAAAGAAGAGGCTAGCAATGATTTGATAGAAGATGacgaatatataaatatagctgAAGAAGAAGAAATGGTTCAAACAGAAAAAGACCAACCAACTGTGTGTGGAGCCCTTGCTTCTTTGATTAATAATTACGATTCATCTGATGATGAGGAAAAAGATAAAAGTAATAAcagtataaaaacaaatataacagAGTCTTTTGTGAAATGTGATACgaataaaaaagatattgtcACAGATAAAAAGGTTTTAAAACCTTTAatcatagataataatattaaaaatgatataagTGTAGAAGATGATAGTGGTCCTGAAGAAATTAGTATTTGTAGGGAAGTAACGAAATGCAATAACAGTGAGAAAGTAGATAGTGTAAAAAGTAATACTAAACTAATTAAActacaaagtaataaaaagattatcaaagaaaaatttgtTAAATCCAATGAAAAAGTTATTTACAAACGAAAAATTCCATCCACTCTGctacaaaaattattgtttaatgaAATAAGACAAGAACGGAACATGATATTACAATGTGTGAGGTTTgttgttaaaaataacttttttgaaaattcacaaccataa
- the LOC126968956 gene encoding FMR1-interacting protein NUFIP1 isoform X1, which translates to MSRIANHYKSSRVSNLQRNNFHPKSYYSANNQVNDEFWCETCDKGFNTKKMLEGHQARHQKCNIDGCQFVAHPNIITKHIQMQHSTGLYKKIANLNNPEEIKKWREERKKKYPTLKNVEKKNAEIKEKIERGEKMGLNVLKGRSGNFAARKRPFETNRQGHKRVRKHTEYIDKNDILKRKPYQKKICVITPVIEGSGLKPFSGITQLLPPFKEDDKEEASNDLIEDDEYINIAEEEEMVQTEKDQPTVCGALASLINNYDSSDDEEKDKSNNSIKTNITESFVKCDTNKKDIVTDKKVLKPLIIDNNIKNDISVEDDSGPEEISICREVTKCNNSEKVDSVKSNTKLIKLQSNKKIIKEKFVKSNEKVIYKRKIPSTLLQKLLFNEIRQERNMILQCVRFVVKNNFFENSQP; encoded by the exons ATGAGTAGAATTGCAAATCATTATAAGTCCTCACGTGTTTCCAACTTGCAAAGAAACAATTTTCACCCTAAATCATATTATTCTGCAAATAATCAGGTTAATGATGAATTTTGGTGTGAAACTTGTGATAAAGGATTCAATACAAAGAAAATGCTTGAAGGTCACCAAGCACGACATCAG AAGTGCAATATTGATGGTTGCCAATTTGTTGCTCATCCAAACATAATTACTAAGCATATTCAAATGCAGCACTCAACAGGCTTGTACAAAAAAATTGCGAATTTAAATAACCCAGAAGAGATCAAAAAATGGAGGGAAGAGAGGAAAAAGAAGTATCCTACATTAAAAAATGTAGAAAAGAAAAATGCAGAAATTAAAGAAAAGATTGAAAGGGGAGAAAAAATGGGACTAAATGTACTAAAAGGAAGATCAG GCAACTTTGCAGCAAGGAAAAGACCATTTGAAACAAATAGACAAGGACACAAAAGGGTAAGGAAACATACagaatatatagataaaaatgatattttgaaaagaaagccctaccaaaaaaaaatttgtgtaattacaCCAGTCATAGAAGGCTCCGGCTTGAAACCTTTTTCAGGAATTACACAACTACTTCCACCTTTCAAGGAAGATGATAAAGAAGAGGCTAGCAATGATTTGATAGAAGATGacgaatatataaatatagctgAAGAAGAAGAAATGGTTCAAACAGAAAAAGACCAACCAACTGTGTGTGGAGCCCTTGCTTCTTTGATTAATAATTACGATTCATCTGATGATGAGGAAAAAGATAAAAGTAATAAcagtataaaaacaaatataacagAGTCTTTTGTGAAATGTGATACgaataaaaaagatattgtcACAGATAAAAAGGTTTTAAAACCTTTAatcatagataataatattaaaaatgatataagTGTAGAAGATGATAGTGGTCCTGAAGAAATTAGTATTTGTAGGGAAGTAACGAAATGCAATAACAGTGAGAAAGTAGATAGTGTAAAAAGTAATACTAAACTAATTAAActacaaagtaataaaaagattatcaaagaaaaatttgtTAAATCCAATGAAAAAGTTATTTACAAACGAAAAATTCCATCCACTCTGctacaaaaattattgtttaatgaAATAAGACAAGAACGGAACATGATATTACAATGTGTGAGGTTTgttgttaaaaataacttttttgaaaattcacaaccataa
- the LOC126969019 gene encoding uncharacterized protein LOC126969019 isoform X2, which yields MYFVNNLPKSTKLQKYTLENINLISMRPLKNLLNSCFINQCLLNIVIVMNNSAAKVGEIFTEAGAAFNKLAEMTMLLHPLAEQTTSSQTKTPVKRKPAEECLNVSSSSSGQVTLNMLNATEIDAEGLGNVKLEFESSTEEVPT from the exons atgtattttgtaaacaatttaCCAAAGTCAACAAAGTTACAAAAATACACACTTGAAAATATCAATTTGATTTCTATGCGACCACTCAAAAATTTACTGAATTCCTGTTTTATAAATCAGTGTTTATTGAATATTGTAATCGTTATGAATAACTCGGCAGCTAAG gttggTGAAATATTTACTGAAGCTGGTGCTGCTTTCAATAAACTTGCTGAGATGACAATGTTGTTGCATCCTTTAGCAGAACAGACTACTAG TTCACAGACAAAGACTCCAGTAAAAAGAAAGCCTGCAGAAGAATGCTTGAATGTTTCAAGCAGTAGCTCTGGCCAG GTAACTCTGAACATGTTAAATGCAACTGAAATTGATGCTGAGGGACTTGGCAATGTTAAATTGGAGTTTGAATCAAGCACAGAGGAAGTACCAACTTAA
- the LOC126969000 gene encoding probable RNA methyltransferase CG11342, translating to MEPEIDYFGQNPGATKFGNFINYYSFHSANERIKNLSESMFPTITSNEKPVLVLDIGCNTGELTIELKSYLNILYPNSSIHVLAIDIDPILIERANCSNIHNNIKFVQCNIMTKEGCETIIEYLDNFKANMFDITFCFSVTMWIHLNSGDERFIDFLKFLKTISRSIVIEPQPWKCYRNAQRRVKRAGGDFELFNTLHIRQNVGSVIEEVLGSETHEKVYESSMSTWSRTIQSYIQLVNERDKL from the coding sequence ATGGAACCTGAAATCGATTATTTTGGACAAAATCCTGGAGCTACCAAGTTtggaaattttataaattattactcATTTCATTCTGCTAATGAAAGAATTAAAAATCTTAGTGAATCAATGTTTCCCACAATAACAAGTAATGAAAAACCAGTATTGGTGTTAGACATTGGTTGCAATACGGGAGAATTAACTATTGaattgaaatcatatttaaatattttgtacccTAATTCTAGTATACATGTTCTAGCAATTGATATAGATCCTATATTGATAGAAAGGGCGAACTGTTCTAATATTCACAATAACATTAAGTTTGTCCAATGCAACATTATGACAAAAGAGGGTTGTGAAACAATTATAGAATATTTAGACAACTTCAAAGCCAATATGTTTGATATTACTTTTTGCTTCTCTGTGACTATGTGGATTCATCTCAATAGTGGGGATGAAAGGTTcattgattttttaaaattcttaaaaacaATTTCAAGATCTATTGTTATTGAGCCTCAGCCATGGAAGTGTTATAGAAATGCTCAAAGAAGAGTTAAAAGGGCTGGTGGTGATTTTGAGTTATTTAATACATTGCACATAAGGCAAAATGTGGGCTCTGTGATAGAAGAAGTCCTAGGCTCTGAAACACATGAAAAAGTATATGAATCATCTATGTCCACATGGAGTAGAACAATTCAAAGTTATATTCAATTGGTTAATGAAAgagataaattataa